A stretch of the Glycine soja cultivar W05 chromosome 13, ASM419377v2, whole genome shotgun sequence genome encodes the following:
- the LOC114380967 gene encoding tetratricopeptide repeat protein 4 homolog isoform X2 yields the protein MALWMEKGSEPLTETEKADLEAIAALKESAAFEFKEKGNQYVKMGKKHYSDAIDYYTRAIDQKALSDSETSILFANRAHVNLLLGNLRRALTDSNEALKLCPSNIKAIYRAAKASLSLNMLAEAREYCLKGLQFDPNNEDLKKLDRQIGLKISEKEKHEAEASKAVAETKKLVSAIENRGLKIGKAMYLELTGLRKPVLDKSNILHWPVLLLYAEVMSSDFIEDFCETDMFSVHLDMIFAEDQPLSWDVENNYKREFIELYYETGSGLCLSKEKLLHCLLEGTAAAHREGVGDEEKDTVEDYKQHMGSPKWIKVNERRTLHDVLKEPNFIIPGIPVFYVVSKRSSFYGKFKAGKWAPPSI from the exons ATGGCGCTATGGATGGAAAAGGGTTCAGAGCCATTAACCGAAACCGAGAAGGCAGACCTTGAAGCCATTGCTGCACTCAAAGAGTCTGCAGCCTTTGAATTCAAG GAAAAGGGTAATCAATATGTGAAGATGGGCAAGAAGCATTACTCTGATGCCATTGATTACTACACGAGGGCAATTGATCAGAAAGCCTTGAGTGACTCTGAGACCTCTATTCTCTTTGCAAATAGAGCCCATGTGAATTTGCTTCTAGGGAATCTTAGACGTGCTCTAACAGATTCTAATGAGGCCCTCAAGTTGTGCCCTTCAAATATAAAG GCAATTTATAGAGCTGCGAAAGCTTCTCTTTCACTAAACATGTTGGCTGAAGCAAGAGAGTATTGCTTGAAGGGTCTTCAGTTTGACCCCAATAATGAGGACTTGAAGAAGCTTGACCGGCAGATCGGTCTCAAGATATCAGAGAAGGAAAAGCATGAGGCTGAAGCCTCCAAGGCTGTCGCGGAGACAAAG AAACTTGTGTCTGCGATTGAAAATAGAGGCTTGAAGATTGGAAAGGCAATGTATCTAGAACTTACTGGACTACGGAAACCTGTGTTGGATAAAAGTAATATCCTTCATTGGCCTGTTCTTCTTCTGTATGCAGAGGTTATGTCCAGTGACTTCATTGAGGATTTCTGTGAGACTGACATGTTTTCGGTTCACCTTGATATG ATATTTGCAGAAGATCAGCCGTTGTCATGGGATGTTGAAAACAACTACAAACGtgaatttattgaattataCTATGAG ACTGGTTCTGGACTTTGTCTATCAAAGGAAAAACTTCTTCATTGTCTATTAGAGGGAACTGCAGCTGCTCACAGGGAAGGTGTTGGTGATGAAGAGAAAGACACAGTTGAGGATTATAAGCAACACATGG GTTCCCCTAAATGGATCAAAGTGAATGAAAGGAGAACACTCCACGATGTTCTCAAAGAGCCTAATTTCATCATTCCTGGGATCCCAG TCTTCTATGTTGTTTCTAAGCGATCCAGCTTTTATGGCAAGTTCAAAGCTGGGAAGTGGGCACCTCCAAGTATATGA
- the LOC114381034 gene encoding alcohol dehydrogenase class-3-like: MQIKAAVAWEPNKPLSIEDVQVAPPQNGEDPEGLFHVYLIMRLQGLWKVLEKVLLQFSPVIMSSLVTRLSVKSASFAY; the protein is encoded by the exons ATGCAAATTAAag CCGCGGTGGCCTGGGAACCCAACAAGCCATTGTCCATCGAGGACGTTCAGGTGGCGCCACCGCAGAATGGCGAG GATCCAGAAGGTCTTTTCCATGTATACTTGATCATGAGGCTGCAGG GATTGTGGAAAGTGTTGGAGAAGGTGTTACTGCAGTTCAGCCCGGTGATCATGTCATCCCTTGTTACCAGGCTGAGTGTGAAGAGTGCAAGTTTTGCATATTAG
- the LOC114381239 gene encoding 3-oxoacyl-[acyl-carrier-protein] synthase, mitochondrial-like isoform X1, with protein sequence MPTMRSRKLFNSFYRTISSSSFPPPPVVSSRRVVVTGLGMVTPLGCGVDTTWKRLVGGECGVRALSLEDLKMNAFDRETQLSTFDQLTSKVAAVVPTGTDPGEFDHQIWLNSKDHRSIARFIAYALCAADEALKDSNWFPIEQQDKERTGVSIGGGTGSVSDILDSAQLICEKRLRRLSPFFIPRILINMASGHVSMKYGFQGPNHAAVTACATGSHSIGDAMRMIQFGDADVMVAGGTESSIDALSIAGFCRSRALTTKYNSSPREASRPFDSGRDGFVIGEGSGVLVLEEFEHAKNRGAKIYAEVRGYGMSGDAYHITQPPSDGRGAILAMTRALRQSGFHPSEVDYINAHATSTPLGDAIEANAIKTMFSDRASSSALALSSTKGAIGHLLGAAGAVEAIFAVLAIRHGIAPLTLNLTKPDPVFGDSFMPLSASEEMPIRVAISNSFGFGGTNASLLFAHTGSD encoded by the exons ATGCCAACAATGCGCTCCAGAAAACTCTTCAATTCCTTTTACCGAACCATTTCCTCTTCAAGTTTTCCTCCTCCTCCGGTTGTTTCTTCCCGAAGAGTAGTTGTCACTG GGCTAGGCATGGTGACGCCACTTGGTTGTGGAGTGGACACAACGTGGAAGCGCCTCGTTGGTGGGGAATGTGGGGTAAGGGCTTTGTCTTTGGAAGACCTCAAGATGAATGCTTTTGATAGGGAAACCCAGTTGAGTACGTTTGATCAGTTGACATCCAAGGTTGCTGCTGTTGTTCCTACCGGAACCGATCCGGGCGAATTCGACCACCAAATCTGGCTCAATTCTAAG GACCATCGATCAATAGCAAGGTTTATAGCATATGCATTATGTGCTGCTGATGAAGCTCTCAAGGATTCTAATTGGTTTCCCATTGAGCAACAAGATAAGGAAAGAACg GGGGTGTCTATTGGTGGGGGAACTGGAAGCGTTAGTGACATCTTGGATTCTGCACAACTGATCTGCGAGAAG CGCCTTCGTCGGCTTAGTCCATTTTTTATCCCACGGATATTGATCAACATGGCATCAGGTCATGTGAGCATGAAATATGGGTTCCAG GGACCAAATCATGCTGCAGTCACTGCCTGCGCCACTGGTTCACATTCTATTGGTGATGCAATGAGAATGATTCAATTTGGGGATGCAGATGTTATGGTAGCTGGAGGCACAGAGTCCAGCATTGATGCATTATCAATTGCAGGATTCTGCAG GTCTCGAGCTTtgacaacaaaatataattcaagcccACGAGAAGCATCCCGGCCATTTGATAGTGGTCGAGATGGATTTGT GATAGGTGAAGGTTCTGGAGTCTTGGTCTTGGAG GAATTTGAGCATGCAAAAAATCGAGGAGCCAAAATCTATGCAGAGGTTCGAGGCTATGGGATGTCAG GTGATGCATATCATATTACTCAACCTCCTAGTGATGGGAGAGGAGCCATTTTGGCCATGACTCGTGCTTTAAGACAG TCAGGTTTTCATCCTTCTGAAGTGGATTACATAAATGCTCATGCTACATCTACACCTTTGG GCGATGCAATAGAAGCTAATGCTATCAAAACCATGTTCTCTGACCGTGCAAGCTCATCTGCTTTAGCCCTCTCCTCCACAAAG GGCGCTATTGGTCATCTCCTAGGTGCTGCTGGAGCTGTTGAAGCAATTTTTGCAGTTTTGGCAATACGGCAT GGAATTGCTCCACTAACTCTTAATTTAACTAAGCCTGATCCTGTGTTCGGTGATAGTTTCATGCCATTGTCTGCTTCAGAAGAAATGCCAATTAGAGTTGCTATATCAAACTCTTTTGGTTTTGGAGGCACAAATGCGTCCCTACTTTTTGCTCACACAGGTTCGGACTGA
- the LOC114381239 gene encoding 3-oxoacyl-[acyl-carrier-protein] synthase, mitochondrial-like isoform X2, translating into MPTMRSRKLFNSFYRTISSSSFPPPPVVSSRRVVVTGMVTPLGCGVDTTWKRLVGGECGVRALSLEDLKMNAFDRETQLSTFDQLTSKVAAVVPTGTDPGEFDHQIWLNSKDHRSIARFIAYALCAADEALKDSNWFPIEQQDKERTGVSIGGGTGSVSDILDSAQLICEKRLRRLSPFFIPRILINMASGHVSMKYGFQGPNHAAVTACATGSHSIGDAMRMIQFGDADVMVAGGTESSIDALSIAGFCRSRALTTKYNSSPREASRPFDSGRDGFVIGEGSGVLVLEEFEHAKNRGAKIYAEVRGYGMSGDAYHITQPPSDGRGAILAMTRALRQSGFHPSEVDYINAHATSTPLGDAIEANAIKTMFSDRASSSALALSSTKGAIGHLLGAAGAVEAIFAVLAIRHGIAPLTLNLTKPDPVFGDSFMPLSASEEMPIRVAISNSFGFGGTNASLLFAHTGSD; encoded by the exons ATGCCAACAATGCGCTCCAGAAAACTCTTCAATTCCTTTTACCGAACCATTTCCTCTTCAAGTTTTCCTCCTCCTCCGGTTGTTTCTTCCCGAAGAGTAGTTGTCACTG GCATGGTGACGCCACTTGGTTGTGGAGTGGACACAACGTGGAAGCGCCTCGTTGGTGGGGAATGTGGGGTAAGGGCTTTGTCTTTGGAAGACCTCAAGATGAATGCTTTTGATAGGGAAACCCAGTTGAGTACGTTTGATCAGTTGACATCCAAGGTTGCTGCTGTTGTTCCTACCGGAACCGATCCGGGCGAATTCGACCACCAAATCTGGCTCAATTCTAAG GACCATCGATCAATAGCAAGGTTTATAGCATATGCATTATGTGCTGCTGATGAAGCTCTCAAGGATTCTAATTGGTTTCCCATTGAGCAACAAGATAAGGAAAGAACg GGGGTGTCTATTGGTGGGGGAACTGGAAGCGTTAGTGACATCTTGGATTCTGCACAACTGATCTGCGAGAAG CGCCTTCGTCGGCTTAGTCCATTTTTTATCCCACGGATATTGATCAACATGGCATCAGGTCATGTGAGCATGAAATATGGGTTCCAG GGACCAAATCATGCTGCAGTCACTGCCTGCGCCACTGGTTCACATTCTATTGGTGATGCAATGAGAATGATTCAATTTGGGGATGCAGATGTTATGGTAGCTGGAGGCACAGAGTCCAGCATTGATGCATTATCAATTGCAGGATTCTGCAG GTCTCGAGCTTtgacaacaaaatataattcaagcccACGAGAAGCATCCCGGCCATTTGATAGTGGTCGAGATGGATTTGT GATAGGTGAAGGTTCTGGAGTCTTGGTCTTGGAG GAATTTGAGCATGCAAAAAATCGAGGAGCCAAAATCTATGCAGAGGTTCGAGGCTATGGGATGTCAG GTGATGCATATCATATTACTCAACCTCCTAGTGATGGGAGAGGAGCCATTTTGGCCATGACTCGTGCTTTAAGACAG TCAGGTTTTCATCCTTCTGAAGTGGATTACATAAATGCTCATGCTACATCTACACCTTTGG GCGATGCAATAGAAGCTAATGCTATCAAAACCATGTTCTCTGACCGTGCAAGCTCATCTGCTTTAGCCCTCTCCTCCACAAAG GGCGCTATTGGTCATCTCCTAGGTGCTGCTGGAGCTGTTGAAGCAATTTTTGCAGTTTTGGCAATACGGCAT GGAATTGCTCCACTAACTCTTAATTTAACTAAGCCTGATCCTGTGTTCGGTGATAGTTTCATGCCATTGTCTGCTTCAGAAGAAATGCCAATTAGAGTTGCTATATCAAACTCTTTTGGTTTTGGAGGCACAAATGCGTCCCTACTTTTTGCTCACACAGGTTCGGACTGA
- the LOC114380967 gene encoding tetratricopeptide repeat protein 4 homolog isoform X1: protein MALWMEKGSEPLTETEKADLEAIAALKESAAFEFKEKGNQYVKMGKKHYSDAIDYYTRAIDQKALSDSETSILFANRAHVNLLLGNLRRALTDSNEALKLCPSNIKAIYRAAKASLSLNMLAEAREYCLKGLQFDPNNEDLKKLDRQIGLKISEKEKHEAEASKAVAETKKLVSAIENRGLKIGKAMYLELTGLRKPVLDKSNILHWPVLLLYAEVMSSDFIEDFCETDMFSVHLDMIFAEDQPLSWDVENNYKREFIELYYEQTGSGLCLSKEKLLHCLLEGTAAAHREGVGDEEKDTVEDYKQHMGSPKWIKVNERRTLHDVLKEPNFIIPGIPVFYVVSKRSSFYGKFKAGKWAPPSI, encoded by the exons ATGGCGCTATGGATGGAAAAGGGTTCAGAGCCATTAACCGAAACCGAGAAGGCAGACCTTGAAGCCATTGCTGCACTCAAAGAGTCTGCAGCCTTTGAATTCAAG GAAAAGGGTAATCAATATGTGAAGATGGGCAAGAAGCATTACTCTGATGCCATTGATTACTACACGAGGGCAATTGATCAGAAAGCCTTGAGTGACTCTGAGACCTCTATTCTCTTTGCAAATAGAGCCCATGTGAATTTGCTTCTAGGGAATCTTAGACGTGCTCTAACAGATTCTAATGAGGCCCTCAAGTTGTGCCCTTCAAATATAAAG GCAATTTATAGAGCTGCGAAAGCTTCTCTTTCACTAAACATGTTGGCTGAAGCAAGAGAGTATTGCTTGAAGGGTCTTCAGTTTGACCCCAATAATGAGGACTTGAAGAAGCTTGACCGGCAGATCGGTCTCAAGATATCAGAGAAGGAAAAGCATGAGGCTGAAGCCTCCAAGGCTGTCGCGGAGACAAAG AAACTTGTGTCTGCGATTGAAAATAGAGGCTTGAAGATTGGAAAGGCAATGTATCTAGAACTTACTGGACTACGGAAACCTGTGTTGGATAAAAGTAATATCCTTCATTGGCCTGTTCTTCTTCTGTATGCAGAGGTTATGTCCAGTGACTTCATTGAGGATTTCTGTGAGACTGACATGTTTTCGGTTCACCTTGATATG ATATTTGCAGAAGATCAGCCGTTGTCATGGGATGTTGAAAACAACTACAAACGtgaatttattgaattataCTATGAG CAGACTGGTTCTGGACTTTGTCTATCAAAGGAAAAACTTCTTCATTGTCTATTAGAGGGAACTGCAGCTGCTCACAGGGAAGGTGTTGGTGATGAAGAGAAAGACACAGTTGAGGATTATAAGCAACACATGG GTTCCCCTAAATGGATCAAAGTGAATGAAAGGAGAACACTCCACGATGTTCTCAAAGAGCCTAATTTCATCATTCCTGGGATCCCAG TCTTCTATGTTGTTTCTAAGCGATCCAGCTTTTATGGCAAGTTCAAAGCTGGGAAGTGGGCACCTCCAAGTATATGA
- the LOC114381414 gene encoding uncharacterized protein LOC114381414, with amino-acid sequence MASDSNSNLRITIESNPPESRLAELNIKYWPKWGCSPGKYQLKFDAEETCYLLKGKVKAYPKGSSEFVEFGAGDLVTIPKGLNCTWDVSVAVDKYYKFESPNSS; translated from the exons ATGGCTTCAGATTCCAATTCAAATCTTAGAATCACCATTGAAAGCAATCCTCCAGAGTCACGCCTAGCCGAATTGAACATCAAGTATTGGCCAAA atgGGGTTGTTCTCCAGGGAAGTACCAATTGAAGTTTGATGCTGAAGAGACATGCTATTTGCTGAAAGGGAAGGTAAAGGCATATCCAAAAGGGTCATCAGAGTTTGTGGAGTTTGGTGCTGGAGATCTTGTGACCATACCAAAGGGACTCAATTGCACTTGGGATGTGTCAGTTGCCGTGGACAAGTACTACAAATTCGAGTCACCAAATTCTTCTTAA